The Prevotella melaninogenica ATCC 25845 genome includes a window with the following:
- a CDS encoding class I SAM-dependent DNA methyltransferase translates to MTSTELKDLEGRLWQSADMLRAGAHLAANKYSQPILGLIFLRYADVLFKQHKEAIDTAYNEYKGTRMERSYKDIAIEKCGFFLPECAYFDYLNDAPDDAQKALLVKAAMEAIEHENPRMDGVLPKEVYGQLVPEEEPELLSRIVRVFKDIPENISIDIFGQIYEYFLGNFALAEGQGGGAFYTPASVVQYMVEVLQPATGDKKFLDPACGSGGMFVQAARYMHRHNTSNEQMMNFRCYGVEKEPDTVKLAKMNLLLNNVRGEIMEANSFYSDPYNAVGQFDYVMANPPFNVDEVVVERVTDDARFNTYGVPRNKTKSAKKASDKKETVPNANYLWIGYFATALNEQGKAALVMANSASDAGGSELEIRKKMIEDGIISQMVTLPSNMFSTVTLPATLWFFNKKRPKKDEILFIDARNIFTQVDRAHRKFSDEQVKNLGIISRLYEGDSDAFWALVEEYKAEGKQSEADWLLERWPDGKYQDIVGLCKVAKLEGEDGIIDNDYSLNAGRYVGVVIEDDGMTEEEFRTEMLSLNSEFAKLSAEAKDLESEIEKNLKELLG, encoded by the coding sequence ATGACAAGTACCGAACTTAAAGACCTCGAAGGCCGTCTGTGGCAATCTGCCGACATGTTACGTGCTGGTGCACACCTTGCAGCCAATAAGTATAGCCAACCTATCCTTGGTCTTATCTTCCTCCGTTATGCCGATGTGCTTTTCAAACAGCATAAGGAGGCGATTGATACAGCCTATAACGAGTATAAGGGCACACGCATGGAGCGTAGCTATAAGGACATAGCCATTGAGAAGTGTGGCTTCTTCTTGCCTGAATGTGCTTATTTTGATTACCTCAATGATGCCCCCGACGATGCTCAAAAGGCGTTGTTGGTAAAGGCTGCGATGGAGGCTATTGAGCATGAGAACCCACGCATGGACGGCGTTCTGCCAAAGGAGGTCTACGGACAGTTGGTACCAGAGGAAGAACCGGAGCTACTGAGCCGTATTGTACGCGTATTCAAAGACATCCCTGAGAATATCAGTATTGACATCTTCGGACAGATTTACGAATACTTCCTTGGCAACTTCGCCCTTGCTGAAGGTCAGGGAGGAGGAGCCTTCTATACCCCTGCCAGTGTCGTACAGTATATGGTTGAGGTCTTACAGCCTGCCACTGGCGACAAGAAGTTTCTTGATCCTGCCTGCGGTTCGGGCGGTATGTTCGTTCAGGCAGCACGCTATATGCACCGCCACAATACCTCTAACGAACAGATGATGAACTTCCGTTGCTATGGCGTGGAGAAAGAGCCTGACACGGTGAAGTTAGCAAAGATGAACCTTCTACTCAACAATGTGCGTGGCGAGATTATGGAGGCTAACTCTTTTTATAGCGACCCTTACAATGCTGTCGGACAGTTTGATTATGTCATGGCTAACCCTCCGTTTAATGTCGATGAGGTGGTTGTTGAGAGGGTGACAGACGATGCACGCTTTAACACCTATGGTGTACCACGCAACAAAACAAAGTCTGCAAAGAAGGCTTCTGACAAGAAGGAGACCGTACCTAATGCCAACTATCTATGGATTGGCTATTTTGCCACAGCCCTCAACGAGCAAGGAAAGGCAGCACTTGTCATGGCAAACTCTGCCAGCGATGCAGGAGGCAGCGAACTCGAGATACGTAAGAAGATGATTGAGGACGGCATTATCAGTCAGATGGTGACCCTCCCCAGCAATATGTTCTCTACCGTGACCCTCCCTGCCACACTCTGGTTCTTCAATAAGAAACGACCAAAGAAAGACGAGATTCTCTTTATTGACGCTCGTAACATCTTTACACAGGTAGACCGTGCACACCGTAAGTTCTCTGATGAGCAGGTGAAAAACCTCGGAATCATCTCTCGCCTTTATGAGGGCGACAGCGATGCTTTCTGGGCATTGGTTGAGGAATATAAGGCAGAAGGCAAGCAGAGCGAGGCTGACTGGCTCTTAGAACGCTGGCCAGACGGCAAGTATCAAGACATTGTCGGGCTGTGCAAGGTAGCGAAACTTGAAGGTGAAGATGGCATCATCGACAACGATTATAGCCTTAACGCAGGACGATATGTGGGCGTAGTGATTGAAGACGACGGAATGACCGAAGAGGAATTCCGCACCGAAATGCTATCGCTAAACTCGGAGTTTGCCAAGCTGTCGGCTGAAGCTAAAGACTTGGAGAGTGAGATTGAGAAGAACTTAAAGGAGTTGTTGGGGTAA
- a CDS encoding BACON domain-containing protein gives MRIINIHKLLQFSLLYLLLGIAVGCAENDSFDQPYLNVSEKEISFSNQIGEKTITVNTNCKEWMATTPKAWVHLSQSGNEIAVHVDPNTTGMERSSYILVDGGLAVQKIMVSQSAADITLNLNNGEVILPQAGGTTTVDLKMDATSYDLTQSEQPEWMQVIKKKHGLKFISKPNYSTTERTTKLTIAFAGKNHEVVVKQPGVATFILACNPGNPYSLHKMMDYEYRRGSFLTEYGGPDEVNGIFEESYFFKTPSPLFKDVVYVHDTKHSVPTRIYTRSLTREGVNAVKSQAFQEFMRANGYTRDEKDTNHYVNIKEAFTMDVDIREENNSVVLFFYQMHTQDRSYPTFSSLDLGPVDLLNKTDKKISDVEAYETGKNSEEMKRQMSKSNEVEAILYKTNDPTLIARTYFFYLHNDAAVPQEKAGSVEQYSLFYSQPNLGIWQYGNEWFVTHEFDKLLTANNFEFVGYNGKHHVYARRSDYLTLAISGGEYADVNNGKAVMQITVLYKPTVFAGSKEQRLAKVERMLKQYNPKK, from the coding sequence ATGCGTATAATCAATATACATAAGCTGCTGCAGTTCTCTCTGCTATACCTATTATTAGGTATAGCGGTTGGATGCGCTGAGAATGACAGCTTTGACCAGCCCTATCTGAATGTTTCAGAGAAGGAGATTTCTTTCTCTAATCAGATTGGTGAGAAGACAATTACCGTAAACACGAACTGTAAGGAGTGGATGGCTACTACACCGAAGGCGTGGGTACACCTTTCACAAAGTGGAAACGAGATTGCTGTACACGTTGATCCTAATACAACAGGAATGGAGAGAAGTAGCTATATCCTTGTTGATGGTGGATTGGCAGTGCAGAAAATCATGGTAAGTCAGAGTGCTGCTGACATCACATTAAACTTAAACAATGGTGAGGTAATTCTGCCACAAGCAGGTGGTACGACAACTGTCGACTTGAAGATGGATGCTACTTCCTATGACCTTACACAGAGTGAGCAGCCAGAGTGGATGCAGGTTATCAAGAAAAAGCATGGTTTGAAGTTTATTTCTAAGCCTAATTATAGCACTACGGAAAGAACCACAAAACTGACAATAGCCTTTGCAGGAAAGAATCATGAGGTGGTTGTTAAGCAGCCGGGCGTAGCTACTTTTATCTTGGCTTGTAACCCAGGTAATCCTTATAGCTTGCATAAGATGATGGACTATGAGTATCGCCGTGGTAGTTTCTTGACGGAATACGGCGGCCCTGACGAGGTAAACGGCATCTTTGAAGAGAGTTACTTCTTCAAGACTCCATCGCCTTTGTTCAAAGATGTGGTTTATGTACACGACACAAAGCACTCTGTTCCAACGCGTATCTACACACGTTCACTGACAAGAGAGGGTGTGAACGCTGTTAAGTCGCAGGCTTTCCAAGAGTTTATGAGAGCCAATGGATATACAAGGGACGAGAAAGATACGAATCATTACGTCAATATAAAGGAAGCTTTCACGATGGATGTAGACATTAGAGAGGAGAATAATAGCGTTGTGTTATTCTTCTATCAGATGCACACACAAGACCGTAGCTACCCTACCTTTAGTAGTCTTGACCTTGGTCCTGTTGACCTTTTGAACAAAACTGACAAGAAGATAAGTGATGTCGAAGCTTATGAGACAGGTAAGAACAGTGAGGAAATGAAGCGACAAATGTCTAAGAGTAATGAGGTTGAAGCTATTCTCTACAAGACAAATGATCCTACATTGATTGCTCGTACTTACTTCTTCTATCTTCATAATGATGCCGCTGTACCACAAGAGAAGGCTGGAAGCGTTGAGCAATACAGTTTATTCTACAGCCAACCAAACTTAGGAATATGGCAGTATGGTAATGAATGGTTCGTAACCCATGAGTTCGACAAACTGCTTACTGCAAACAACTTTGAGTTCGTTGGCTACAATGGTAAGCATCATGTCTATGCGCGTCGTTCTGACTATCTGACCTTAGCAATCTCAGGTGGAGAATATGCTGACGTCAACAACGGTAAGGCAGTCATGCAAATTACTGTTCTATACAAGCCAACTGTCTTTGCAGGAAGTAAAGAACAGCGGTTGGCTAAGGTAGAACGTATGCTCAAACAATACAATCCAAAGAAATAA
- a CDS encoding PorV/PorQ family protein — translation MNTKHIILMACAALLGATQANAQGQDLSILTANTDARTAAMGNASAAAEGMYLYNNPAAFFATDKKFTADASASLFEKAEGADGTFGIYALSAGYKLAKRHAVFVGFRYAGGLSLKGSDLLGNPTKDYKPYNWTLDLGYTYFLGKGFATYATGSLIYSHLSKNATGAVFSVGGAYQNNELTLANKPANLMLDAKVGAIGPQLDYGNKHKTTLPTYLAVGGALSVEVAEKHQVAAALSSRYFFQPSEAKLFMLGGGLEYTYNKMVSVRAGYEYGDHDLSHVTMGAGFKYHGLRLNGAYNLKTADTGSSYCTIGIGYDF, via the coding sequence ATGAATACAAAACATATCATTCTCATGGCTTGCGCAGCACTTCTCGGTGCTACGCAGGCTAATGCTCAGGGACAAGATCTCTCGATATTAACAGCAAATACCGATGCCCGAACAGCCGCTATGGGTAATGCTTCGGCTGCTGCTGAGGGCATGTATCTATACAATAATCCTGCTGCTTTCTTCGCAACTGATAAGAAGTTCACCGCAGATGCTTCTGCCTCTCTCTTTGAAAAGGCAGAGGGTGCCGATGGAACCTTCGGTATTTACGCGCTTTCTGCTGGCTATAAATTGGCTAAGCGTCATGCTGTCTTTGTTGGTTTCCGCTATGCTGGAGGACTAAGTCTAAAGGGTTCCGACCTCTTGGGCAATCCAACCAAGGACTATAAGCCTTATAACTGGACCCTCGACTTGGGTTATACCTATTTCTTAGGTAAGGGATTCGCTACCTATGCAACAGGAAGTCTTATCTATAGTCACCTCTCTAAGAATGCTACAGGTGCTGTTTTCAGCGTGGGCGGAGCCTATCAAAACAACGAGTTGACCCTTGCCAACAAACCTGCCAACCTCATGCTCGATGCGAAGGTGGGTGCCATTGGTCCTCAACTCGACTATGGTAACAAGCACAAGACGACGCTCCCAACCTATCTTGCCGTAGGTGGTGCGCTGTCTGTAGAGGTAGCCGAGAAGCATCAAGTTGCTGCAGCCTTGTCTTCTCGTTACTTCTTCCAACCTTCAGAAGCCAAACTCTTTATGCTTGGTGGCGGACTTGAATACACCTATAATAAGATGGTATCAGTGCGTGCAGGCTATGAGTATGGTGACCACGACCTCAGCCATGTCACTATGGGTGCAGGCTTCAAGTACCATGGCTTACGTCTGAACGGAGCTTACAACCTGAAGACAGCAGACACAGGAAGTAGCTACTGTACCATAGGTATTGGCTATGATTTCTAA
- a CDS encoding PepSY-associated TM helix domain-containing protein, which produces MRKFCLKIHRWFALPLGVIMAILCFSGLAILLIKDLAPLFDMNAKEMPIYTIVVRLHRWLFMKPENAHEGGQSLGRILTAVSAICMSIVLLSGVVIWWPKTKKALKSRLTVSTNKGFRRFVYDSHVSLGIYVFIFLFLMALTGPVFSFGWYRAGMSKLFGQPMPPKEMKMQQPKDGMKQGGTNDKAFAPTDASQMKGQPQAHKEGAKDMKGDQHGKKPKGGKLFKQLHTGTWGGWFSRVLYAIAALIGGFLPISGYYLWWKRRSAKKKKA; this is translated from the coding sequence ATGAGAAAATTCTGTTTAAAGATTCACCGTTGGTTTGCTTTACCATTAGGCGTAATAATGGCTATTTTGTGCTTCAGCGGTCTGGCAATACTGCTAATAAAAGACCTTGCACCCCTCTTTGACATGAATGCCAAAGAGATGCCAATCTATACAATAGTAGTACGACTGCACCGTTGGCTCTTTATGAAACCTGAGAATGCACATGAGGGTGGACAGTCACTTGGACGCATCCTTACAGCCGTGTCAGCAATCTGTATGTCAATCGTATTGTTATCGGGTGTTGTCATCTGGTGGCCAAAGACCAAGAAGGCGTTGAAAAGTCGTTTGACCGTCAGCACTAACAAGGGTTTCCGTCGCTTTGTTTACGACTCTCACGTGTCATTAGGTATCTATGTCTTTATCTTCCTTTTCCTCATGGCACTCACTGGTCCTGTCTTCTCTTTCGGCTGGTACAGAGCGGGAATGTCTAAACTCTTCGGTCAGCCTATGCCACCAAAGGAAATGAAGATGCAACAGCCTAAAGATGGAATGAAGCAGGGCGGAACAAACGACAAAGCTTTTGCACCTACGGACGCAAGTCAGATGAAAGGACAACCACAAGCACACAAGGAGGGAGCAAAAGATATGAAAGGCGATCAGCATGGTAAGAAGCCAAAGGGTGGAAAGCTCTTTAAGCAGTTACACACAGGAACATGGGGCGGATGGTTCTCACGCGTTCTCTATGCTATCGCAGCCCTTATCGGTGGTTTCCTCCCTATTAGTGGTTACTATCTGTGGTGGAAGAGAAGAAGTGCTAAGAAGAAAAAAGCATAA
- a CDS encoding SDR family NAD(P)-dependent oxidoreductase, which produces MKKAIVVGASSGIGHEVARLLIAEGWAVGVAARRIDKLTDLQAMAPERVYTVQIDVTNEDAETSLLQLIERMNGIDLYFHAAGIGWQNPSLNADIELKTMETNAVGFTRMIGCAYRYFANKGGGHIACITSIAGTKGLGPAPAYSATKAMQNTYLQALEQLAACKHHNIHFTDIRPGFVDTPLLAGTSHLPMLMTTKKVARSIIKAINSRRHICVIDSRWCVLTYLWRHIPNWIWRRMKLC; this is translated from the coding sequence ATGAAAAAAGCAATCGTCGTAGGCGCCAGCAGCGGTATCGGACATGAAGTAGCACGACTGCTCATCGCAGAGGGATGGGCGGTTGGTGTGGCTGCTCGTCGTATAGACAAGTTGACAGACTTGCAAGCTATGGCACCAGAGCGGGTCTACACAGTCCAAATTGATGTAACTAACGAAGATGCAGAGACTTCCTTACTGCAACTTATAGAACGTATGAACGGCATCGACCTCTATTTTCATGCCGCAGGAATCGGTTGGCAAAACCCAAGTCTTAATGCTGACATAGAACTCAAAACAATGGAAACCAACGCTGTTGGATTCACCCGAATGATTGGCTGTGCCTATCGCTATTTTGCCAATAAGGGAGGTGGACACATCGCTTGTATCACTTCTATCGCAGGAACAAAAGGGCTCGGACCGGCTCCTGCTTATAGTGCAACAAAGGCGATGCAGAACACCTATCTACAAGCGTTGGAACAACTCGCAGCTTGTAAACATCATAACATCCACTTCACAGATATTCGTCCCGGCTTTGTCGACACTCCCCTACTCGCTGGTACCTCTCACCTCCCGATGCTGATGACCACAAAAAAGGTGGCACGCAGTATTATAAAGGCTATTAACAGCCGACGACACATCTGCGTCATCGATAGCCGTTGGTGCGTACTCACCTACTTATGGCGACATATCCCTAACTGGATATGGAGGCGAATGAAGCTATGTTAA
- a CDS encoding S8 family serine peptidase, with amino-acid sequence MRKSIIYLCACALSGMMVTTSCQDNLDSDAGVSNTRSVNIDKDLFAIKGCINVKLAKGTNQAIPTTRSGSVEMQSVPSAMTSAMQYSGAYKMERVFKPAGIYEARTVAEGLDRWYTIYFDKSKDVAAVLDQFKKAEGVECAEQVLPMARPTVKMTPYSPSGASMQATASTFDDPLLAKQWHYYNDGSVNARAKKGADCNVKPVWEKYTTGKKNVIVAVVDGGIDITHEDLKDNLYVNEKEKNGQPNVDDDGNGFVDDIYGYNFVTAKDVVGGTIEPDDGGHGTHVAGTVAARNNNGKGVAGIAGGDGSPDSGVRLLSCQIFRNKDEQGDAAAAIKYAADNGAVICQNSWGYSSTAGVTSMPQLLKEAVDYFIKMAGCDANGNQRPDSPMKGGVVMFAAGNENKEFSAYPACYAPTVSVAAMAWDFSKASYSNYAKWVTITAPGGDQDRFGTEAGVLSTVPKKKVASGYAYFQGTSMACPHVSGIAALIASYFGRQGFTNEELKSRLITAYRPYNIDEQNPTYKGKLGKGYIDAEAAFETDTKIAPEKVGTLTLKPDFVDINAEWSIAKDEDKTAAFYRLYIAQGELTADKLKDMTYREINGMGHSLGETLKYDFDDLKDNTTYSVAVVAVDRWGNLSEPMIQKCTTRLNHAPEATNFPTEAIEVMENDRKSFSFNVADPDGHNWDIKATGETKGVSYTVKGNTVTVNLVPVLEAGSYNCTFILSDDLGAKAEKSFTFKIVKYIPPQLTKPFENYIIGLDEGVVTIPLTGHYTHSGNTQLTYKATAANGSIATATISNDNLQLKGMAKGVTRISIAATDGRETSSDGSFQVRVVEKKSAPVYAVYPIPVQRDIHTLLNPEVKQAELVISSTVGERLMKATVTPDKNNVATLDLSKLNPGTYKLTVYTSKGNHTQMFIKR; translated from the coding sequence ATGAGAAAATCGATTATATATCTATGTGCGTGTGCGCTCTCTGGCATGATGGTTACTACCTCATGCCAGGATAACTTGGACTCGGATGCGGGCGTTTCCAACACACGCTCTGTCAATATTGACAAAGACCTTTTTGCCATAAAAGGCTGTATTAACGTGAAGTTGGCAAAGGGTACAAACCAAGCTATACCTACAACGCGTAGTGGTAGTGTGGAAATGCAGAGCGTCCCATCGGCTATGACTTCTGCAATGCAGTATTCTGGGGCTTATAAAATGGAAAGAGTCTTTAAGCCAGCAGGTATCTATGAAGCACGAACCGTAGCTGAAGGACTCGACCGTTGGTACACAATCTATTTTGATAAGAGCAAAGATGTGGCTGCTGTCTTAGACCAATTCAAGAAGGCTGAGGGTGTTGAATGTGCAGAACAAGTACTACCAATGGCAAGACCAACGGTTAAGATGACTCCTTACAGCCCTTCTGGTGCAAGTATGCAGGCTACAGCAAGTACTTTTGATGACCCTCTCTTGGCTAAACAGTGGCATTACTACAATGACGGTTCAGTAAATGCACGTGCGAAGAAGGGTGCTGACTGTAATGTTAAACCTGTTTGGGAAAAGTACACAACAGGTAAGAAAAACGTTATTGTTGCCGTTGTTGATGGTGGTATTGATATCACTCACGAGGACTTGAAAGACAATCTTTATGTCAACGAAAAGGAGAAGAACGGTCAACCGAACGTCGATGATGACGGCAATGGCTTTGTTGATGACATCTATGGTTACAACTTTGTGACTGCTAAAGACGTCGTTGGCGGTACTATCGAACCCGATGATGGCGGACACGGAACCCACGTTGCGGGTACTGTCGCTGCACGCAATAATAATGGAAAGGGTGTGGCTGGTATCGCAGGTGGCGATGGTTCGCCAGATAGTGGTGTACGCTTGTTGAGCTGTCAGATATTTAGAAACAAAGACGAGCAGGGCGATGCGGCTGCTGCCATTAAGTATGCAGCTGACAACGGGGCTGTTATCTGTCAGAACTCATGGGGATATTCCTCTACTGCAGGTGTCACCTCTATGCCTCAGTTGCTGAAAGAAGCAGTGGACTACTTCATCAAGATGGCTGGTTGTGATGCTAACGGCAACCAACGTCCAGACTCTCCAATGAAGGGTGGTGTGGTAATGTTCGCTGCTGGTAATGAGAACAAAGAGTTCTCTGCTTACCCTGCTTGCTATGCTCCGACGGTTTCTGTCGCTGCAATGGCATGGGACTTCAGTAAGGCAAGTTATAGTAATTACGCTAAATGGGTGACCATTACGGCTCCTGGTGGTGATCAAGACCGCTTCGGAACAGAGGCTGGCGTATTGAGTACTGTACCAAAGAAGAAGGTTGCATCTGGTTATGCTTACTTCCAAGGAACATCAATGGCATGCCCACACGTGTCAGGTATCGCAGCACTCATCGCCTCTTACTTCGGTCGTCAGGGCTTTACAAATGAAGAATTGAAGTCACGTTTGATTACAGCTTATCGCCCTTATAACATCGATGAGCAAAACCCAACCTACAAAGGTAAGTTAGGTAAGGGTTATATTGATGCCGAAGCAGCCTTCGAAACTGATACAAAGATTGCCCCAGAGAAGGTGGGTACACTCACGCTCAAGCCTGATTTCGTGGACATCAATGCGGAGTGGAGCATCGCCAAGGACGAGGATAAGACTGCAGCCTTCTATCGACTCTACATTGCTCAGGGTGAATTGACAGCCGATAAACTCAAGGATATGACCTACAGAGAAATCAATGGCATGGGTCATAGCTTGGGTGAGACACTTAAGTATGACTTTGATGACTTGAAAGACAACACCACCTATAGTGTTGCAGTGGTAGCAGTAGACCGTTGGGGCAACCTTTCTGAGCCAATGATTCAGAAATGTACGACCCGACTCAACCATGCTCCAGAGGCGACAAACTTCCCAACAGAGGCAATAGAGGTCATGGAGAACGATCGTAAATCATTCTCTTTCAACGTTGCTGACCCTGATGGTCACAACTGGGACATCAAGGCTACGGGTGAGACAAAGGGCGTTTCTTACACTGTGAAGGGCAATACTGTGACCGTCAACCTCGTTCCTGTGCTCGAAGCTGGTAGTTACAACTGCACCTTTATACTCTCAGATGACTTAGGAGCAAAGGCAGAGAAGAGTTTTACATTTAAGATTGTAAAGTACATCCCACCACAGCTAACAAAGCCTTTCGAGAACTATATCATTGGATTGGACGAAGGAGTTGTAACTATTCCATTGACAGGTCATTACACACATAGTGGCAATACTCAGCTTACTTACAAAGCCACAGCTGCCAATGGTAGTATTGCTACAGCTACTATCAGCAATGACAACCTTCAGTTGAAGGGAATGGCAAAGGGTGTTACACGTATCAGCATCGCTGCTACAGACGGTCGTGAGACATCTTCTGACGGTTCTTTCCAAGTACGAGTTGTTGAAAAGAAGTCGGCTCCTGTCTATGCCGTCTACCCTATTCCAGTACAGAGAGACATCCATACCCTACTCAATCCAGAGGTGAAACAGGCTGAACTCGTCATCAGTTCTACTGTGGGTGAGCGTCTGATGAAGGCTACTGTGACTCCAGATAAGAACAACGTAGCCACACTTGACCTTTCTAAACTGAATCCTGGAACGTATAAGCTGACCGTATATACCAGTAAGGGCAACCATACCCAGATGTTCATTAAACGATAA
- a CDS encoding BACON domain-containing protein, protein MELKKTLYSLMLGGILLCLFSCAKEDEFEMPTLVLSENSIAFDKGVSERNISVTTNQNSWIASSPQEGDWLSLVQDGNVLKVKVTENKIGTERTSYVLVNANGASGKIAVTQSAADVTLDVVPNAIYLPQTGGEKTIDITTNSSVYDVTTSEEVSWLKIVKSEEEIKLIAERNDTYQKREVKLYAKSGSVIREIVVSQSGIQRYLLPIHPGVPQDEHKIMDFELGRGSYLREYQAAMPAYGLEETYTFITASPIFTLIQYCSTDGINPSQIIMIGDGRKAIDAVKDKAFDKFLTDNGYVRSNSQSDREYTNDKDLLSLKVYISEKENNEGVNLTFTPIMKQNGEYKTFSKLPFYPLELLQKDNVKLAQIEQYEQKAGSTEEERSLNEHKNTEVSQIQYKLKASTDPSAAYGRIHIFYTTDKDGDAPDNLGSVQIGALLFKDTNLGVWKYGTKWVATKEIKKVLGDEGFSFLRTSGNNHFFVRESDHLVIDVTCVLDNAMPVLALLYSYDPSVSGASSKAIKTQAKMIRNFAAAKKALKF, encoded by the coding sequence ATGGAATTAAAAAAGACACTCTACTCCCTAATGTTAGGTGGCATTCTTCTTTGCTTGTTCTCATGTGCAAAGGAAGACGAATTTGAAATGCCAACACTGGTGCTTTCTGAAAACAGTATTGCCTTTGATAAAGGCGTAAGTGAAAGAAACATTAGTGTAACAACAAATCAAAACAGCTGGATTGCATCGTCTCCACAGGAAGGCGACTGGCTCTCGCTGGTTCAGGACGGTAACGTACTGAAGGTGAAGGTAACTGAAAACAAGATTGGAACAGAGCGCACAAGCTACGTACTCGTTAATGCCAACGGCGCATCTGGTAAGATTGCTGTGACTCAGAGCGCAGCTGACGTAACGCTTGACGTGGTTCCAAATGCTATCTATCTGCCACAGACAGGTGGTGAGAAGACGATTGACATTACGACGAATTCGTCTGTCTATGACGTAACAACCAGCGAAGAAGTTAGTTGGTTAAAGATTGTCAAGTCGGAGGAAGAAATCAAACTGATAGCTGAGCGTAACGATACCTATCAGAAGCGTGAGGTGAAACTTTACGCCAAGAGCGGTAGTGTTATCCGCGAGATTGTTGTTTCTCAGTCGGGTATTCAACGCTACCTCCTCCCTATTCATCCAGGTGTACCACAGGACGAGCATAAGATTATGGACTTTGAGTTGGGTCGTGGTAGCTACTTGCGCGAGTATCAAGCAGCTATGCCAGCTTACGGCCTTGAGGAGACTTACACCTTTATCACTGCTTCGCCTATCTTTACTTTGATTCAGTATTGTAGCACTGATGGTATTAATCCGTCACAGATTATCATGATTGGCGATGGTAGAAAGGCTATTGATGCCGTGAAGGACAAGGCTTTCGATAAGTTCTTGACTGACAATGGCTATGTGCGCAGCAACTCTCAGTCTGACAGAGAATATACCAATGACAAGGATTTACTCTCTTTGAAGGTTTATATATCAGAAAAGGAGAATAACGAAGGAGTTAACCTCACTTTCACACCTATTATGAAACAGAATGGCGAATACAAGACTTTCAGCAAGTTACCATTCTATCCTCTTGAGCTTCTGCAGAAAGACAACGTGAAGTTGGCACAGATTGAACAATACGAGCAGAAGGCTGGTAGTACAGAAGAAGAGCGTAGCCTCAACGAACATAAGAATACTGAGGTTTCACAGATTCAATATAAACTGAAGGCAAGTACAGACCCTTCTGCAGCCTACGGACGTATTCACATCTTCTACACAACGGATAAGGATGGTGATGCACCAGACAATTTGGGTAGTGTTCAGATTGGTGCATTACTCTTCAAAGACACCAACCTCGGTGTATGGAAGTATGGTACTAAATGGGTTGCAACCAAAGAAATCAAGAAGGTATTGGGTGATGAGGGCTTCTCTTTCCTCCGCACATCAGGCAACAACCACTTCTTTGTACGTGAAAGCGACCACTTGGTTATTGATGTTACCTGCGTGTTAGACAACGCTATGCCAGTACTCGCATTGCTTTACAGCTACGATCCATCCGTATCGGGTGCAAGTAGTAAAGCCATAAAGACACAGGCTAAGATGATTAGAAACTTCGCTGCTGCCAAGAAGGCTTTGAAGTTCTAA